A genomic region of Rhodohalobacter sp. 614A contains the following coding sequences:
- the rplU gene encoding 50S ribosomal protein L21, whose protein sequence is MYAIVKIGGHQYKVAEDQTIYVNRISSDDEKITLDEVLLVKDAEGKVTVGKPSVEGAKVEAKIVEHLKADKVMVFKKKRRKGYRVKNGHRQPITQLQIEKIS, encoded by the coding sequence ATGTACGCTATCGTAAAAATTGGCGGGCATCAATATAAGGTTGCTGAAGACCAAACAATTTATGTAAACCGAATTTCTTCTGATGATGAAAAAATCACTTTGGATGAAGTTCTTCTGGTAAAAGACGCTGAAGGAAAGGTTACGGTCGGCAAACCAAGTGTTGAAGGTGCTAAAGTAGAAGCAAAAATCGTTGAACACCTGAAAGCCGATAAAGTGATGGTTTTCAAGAAGAAAAGAAGAAAAGGGTACCGAGTTAAAAACGGGCACCGACAGCCTATTACTCAACTTCAAATCGAAAAAATTTCTTAA
- the lexA gene encoding transcriptional repressor LexA, with the protein MDNAQLTRKQKEFFDFIIDYKKEHDVWPTYREIAEAFNYKSPNSVTQNIQALLKKGYLIKTDDDEYDIHPNYEENLGLKKNSGIPVRGLIAAGYLQEAVEADLGQITLETLFPNMDDMFALRVSGMSMKDAGIYDGDFVLLMDNDVKEGDIGAVLYNGETSLKRIFYDKNGLRLEPANEEYDDIIIKPDVFEEVRIIGKYIGHVNRSGIHKALPRKLAS; encoded by the coding sequence ATGGACAACGCTCAACTTACCCGAAAACAAAAAGAGTTTTTTGATTTCATCATCGACTATAAAAAAGAACATGATGTTTGGCCAACGTACAGGGAAATCGCAGAGGCTTTCAATTACAAATCCCCAAATAGTGTTACGCAAAATATACAGGCATTGCTAAAGAAAGGATACCTAATTAAAACTGATGATGACGAATACGATATTCATCCGAATTATGAAGAAAATCTCGGCCTCAAAAAAAACTCGGGCATTCCTGTTCGTGGTTTAATTGCTGCCGGGTATCTTCAGGAAGCCGTGGAAGCAGATTTGGGGCAAATCACCCTGGAAACTCTCTTCCCAAATATGGATGATATGTTTGCACTCCGCGTTTCCGGAATGAGTATGAAAGACGCCGGTATTTATGATGGAGATTTTGTTCTGCTGATGGACAATGACGTAAAAGAGGGAGACATTGGTGCAGTACTTTACAACGGAGAAACCAGTCTGAAACGGATTTTTTATGATAAAAATGGCCTGAGACTTGAACCAGCAAATGAAGAATACGACGACATTATCATTAAACCGGATGTATTTGAAGAAGTGAGAATCATCGGTAAATACATTGGCCATGTAAACCGAAGCGGAATACACAAGGCGTTACCACGGAAACTGGCTAGCTAA
- a CDS encoding peptidylprolyl isomerase, which produces MERPQLERNEIIKIEYPKIADAIIGRNFDRLWSFTTHENEDVRKLAWKSIAKSKSPNLHEFFEYAIQYDNSFAWYALSFHPLSDKQVEFLNEYFADGIIRSEGVCEVFFRKGNLTTLNILLNKKEQLLKSEKCAKAVGGILSRIEVDDLKKREAFSLAMNSDHAIIWRNFLYGFYRSPINRPAEGSVLMNDFSKLLDNYDGHFSTMMDEYIVRILGKTGFMKVMERRSDITLNHAIQLSTELANTMTLFKKSELNHPHIKRLLRHPVDNVVAQSLQSLKGFDSIPDELINLVNNEIAPNTRDGEVFIEALELLIKNEVDIEEYKYKMEFLGHHNEFLKDRILTLFSTFESTDDYLERVRRDVHDGGITGSMALQSLAFYYSENVEEPGIHNKLRAIVLNVLEESDATMFSSLNMFLMSSDLFTEEDYERLHTLYKAFAEAGEWDKAYVLRSVFENRFQDRFEALERPELSFRIPDWNRLYEMGVQPFWRLKTEKGIIEIQLDPLAAPFTVSSVDSLTRAGEYDNISFHRIVRNFVVQGGDITLDKNDQLRVDYRLPTEPSFQSFERGMVGIASSGQDTEGSQFFIMLNWSPHLDGNYTVFGRVTKGMEVADRIQIGDKVLKAEIYLR; this is translated from the coding sequence TTGGAAAGACCTCAACTGGAGAGAAATGAAATCATCAAAATTGAATATCCAAAAATTGCGGATGCTATAATCGGGAGAAATTTCGACCGATTGTGGAGCTTTACCACTCATGAAAACGAAGATGTTCGAAAACTTGCCTGGAAATCAATTGCTAAAAGTAAGTCCCCTAATCTTCATGAGTTCTTTGAATACGCTATCCAATATGACAACTCTTTCGCGTGGTATGCACTTAGTTTTCATCCGTTATCAGATAAGCAGGTTGAGTTTTTGAATGAATATTTCGCTGATGGTATCATTCGGTCTGAAGGTGTTTGCGAGGTCTTTTTCAGAAAGGGAAATTTGACCACATTAAACATACTGCTCAATAAGAAAGAACAATTACTCAAGAGTGAGAAGTGTGCAAAAGCAGTGGGCGGAATTTTATCTCGCATAGAGGTGGATGATCTCAAAAAAAGAGAGGCATTTTCACTGGCTATGAATTCAGATCATGCCATCATTTGGCGGAATTTTTTATACGGATTTTACCGATCACCAATTAATCGTCCTGCAGAAGGTTCTGTCTTAATGAATGATTTTTCTAAACTATTGGATAACTACGATGGCCATTTTTCCACAATGATGGATGAGTACATCGTTCGGATTCTCGGAAAAACTGGTTTCATGAAGGTTATGGAGCGAAGATCTGATATAACGCTAAACCATGCCATTCAACTCTCCACAGAGCTGGCGAATACAATGACTCTTTTTAAAAAGAGTGAATTAAACCATCCACATATTAAACGTTTGTTGAGACATCCGGTGGATAATGTTGTAGCACAATCACTTCAGTCTTTAAAAGGATTCGACTCCATACCGGATGAGCTAATTAACCTTGTGAACAATGAAATTGCTCCAAATACTCGAGATGGAGAAGTGTTCATTGAAGCATTGGAATTGCTCATTAAAAATGAAGTTGATATTGAGGAGTATAAATACAAAATGGAATTTTTGGGTCATCATAATGAATTTCTTAAAGATCGGATACTCACGCTTTTTAGCACGTTTGAATCAACGGATGACTACTTGGAAAGAGTGAGAAGAGACGTTCATGATGGAGGTATTACCGGATCAATGGCGCTTCAATCTCTTGCTTTTTACTACTCTGAGAATGTTGAGGAACCCGGCATTCATAACAAACTGAGAGCAATTGTACTAAATGTGCTGGAAGAAAGTGATGCCACCATGTTTTCTTCTCTGAATATGTTTTTGATGAGCAGTGATCTGTTTACTGAGGAAGATTATGAGCGTTTGCATACTTTATACAAAGCTTTTGCAGAGGCCGGAGAATGGGATAAAGCATACGTTCTGAGGTCAGTTTTTGAAAACAGGTTTCAAGACCGTTTTGAAGCACTTGAAAGGCCCGAATTATCATTTCGAATTCCTGATTGGAATCGTCTCTATGAAATGGGTGTTCAGCCTTTCTGGAGATTAAAAACCGAAAAAGGCATAATTGAAATTCAACTGGACCCGCTGGCTGCTCCCTTTACTGTTTCTTCAGTTGACAGCCTGACACGAGCCGGTGAGTACGACAATATCTCATTTCACAGAATTGTCAGAAATTTTGTTGTACAGGGCGGGGATATAACCCTGGATAAAAACGACCAATTGCGAGTTGATTACAGACTTCCCACAGAGCCATCTTTTCAATCGTTTGAGCGTGGTATGGTTGGAATTGCCAGCTCGGGACAAGATACAGAAGGGAGCCAATTCTTCATTATGCTAAACTGGTCCCCGCATTTAGACGGTAACTACACCGTTTTTGGGAGAGTAACAAAGGGAATGGAAGTAGCGGATCGAATACAGATTGGGGATAAGGTTTTAAAGGCAGAGATTTATTTAAGGTGA
- a CDS encoding acyl-CoA dehydrogenase, whose product MAKNTFNINDPYLFESELSEDDRMVMETAREYAQSKLEPRALEGNQDEIFDIEIAKEMGDMGLLGATIDPRYGGAGVSETAYGLIAREVERVDSGYRSFMSVQSSLVMYPISEFGTEEQKERFLPRLATGEIIGCFGLTEPDHGSDPGSMTTTALKKDGGWILNGAKMWITNSPIADLAVVWAKAKENKDDEPVIRGFLVEKGMDGFSAPATKHKMSLRASSTGELVFEDVFVPDENVFPDIRGLKGPFMCLNSARYGIAWGAVGAAEFCYQKARQYVLDRKQFGKPIGANQLPQTKLADMLTDITSMQMLAWRLGQLKDSGRLHPSMVSLAKRHNVGKALEIARVSRDMHGGNGITGEYRVIHHMVNLESVNTYEGTYDIHGLILGREITGIQAFTPKGNE is encoded by the coding sequence ATGGCTAAAAACACCTTTAATATCAACGACCCTTACCTTTTTGAATCCGAGCTTTCTGAAGACGATCGGATGGTGATGGAAACCGCCCGGGAATATGCTCAGTCCAAACTTGAACCCAGAGCACTCGAAGGCAATCAGGATGAAATATTTGATATCGAGATCGCCAAAGAGATGGGCGACATGGGACTTTTAGGTGCAACAATTGATCCAAGGTATGGCGGAGCCGGAGTCAGCGAAACGGCTTACGGACTGATTGCCCGTGAAGTTGAACGTGTAGATTCTGGGTATCGCTCATTCATGTCCGTGCAGTCATCCCTGGTAATGTACCCGATTTCCGAGTTCGGGACGGAAGAGCAAAAAGAGCGTTTCCTTCCACGACTTGCAACAGGAGAAATCATTGGTTGTTTCGGATTGACTGAACCTGATCATGGCTCCGATCCCGGCTCGATGACGACCACCGCTTTAAAAAAGGATGGCGGCTGGATTTTAAACGGTGCAAAAATGTGGATTACCAATTCTCCCATTGCCGATCTTGCGGTCGTCTGGGCAAAAGCAAAAGAGAATAAAGATGATGAACCCGTCATTCGTGGATTTCTGGTTGAAAAAGGGATGGACGGATTTTCAGCTCCCGCTACCAAACATAAAATGAGTTTGCGAGCTTCTTCAACCGGCGAACTGGTTTTTGAGGATGTTTTTGTTCCGGATGAAAATGTATTTCCCGATATCCGGGGATTGAAAGGCCCGTTTATGTGCCTGAATAGTGCACGTTATGGAATTGCCTGGGGAGCCGTGGGAGCTGCGGAATTTTGTTATCAAAAGGCAAGACAATACGTTTTGGATCGAAAGCAATTTGGCAAACCGATTGGTGCAAATCAGTTACCGCAAACAAAACTTGCCGATATGCTGACGGATATTACTTCCATGCAAATGTTGGCCTGGCGATTGGGACAACTGAAGGATTCCGGGCGTCTTCACCCAAGTATGGTTTCGTTGGCAAAACGCCATAATGTTGGAAAGGCTCTCGAAATCGCCCGTGTTTCCAGAGACATGCATGGAGGAAATGGTATTACCGGAGAATATCGTGTGATTCATCATATGGTGAACCTTGAATCGGTGAATACCTATGAAGGAACCTATGATATTCATGGATTAATTCTTGGGAGAGAGATTACGGGAATCCAGGCATTTACGCCGAAGGGAAATGAGTGA
- a CDS encoding amidohydrolase family protein, producing the protein MIKRLLLFVLTICCTATLSAQDSENNDEKWDVTQHRAESKEISFETTEGTWMNLDVSPDGEEIVFDLLGNIFVIPIEGGEAEAIRESVAYEVQPRFSPDGSKISFTSDAGGGDNIWVMNRDGSNAKQITEEGFRLLNNASWTPDGNYLVARKHFTSTRSLGAGEIWMYHISGGSGIQLTERPNDQQDVGQPFVSPDGRYVYYSQDVYPGGFFQYNKDPNSQIYAINRYDRQEGKIERVTGGPGGAISPTVSPDGSKLAFVKRVRTKSVLYIRDLETGIERPVYDNMSPDQQQAWAIFGPYTNFDWTPDGQHLVFWAQGKINKLNVETLAVEEIPFEAEINYEVADAVHYKFNPASETFTAKAIRHAVTSPDGETLVFNAAGYLWKKELPNGTPERLTNDSNLEFEPSFSADGSKLVYVTWNDVEMGSINVLDITRNNASPQTITNKKGIYREPSFSPEGTSILFRRENGNNHQGHAYTVNPGIYTIPVSSGEQTLIYENGEDPSFSADGKRIFYLGGSYLDREYKSMNLNGEDHKTHFTSKYANNFVLSPDNKWVAFNELFKVYIAPMPQVGSGIDLNANTKAMPVTHVAKDAGISLHWSNEGDQLHWTLGPKYYSVELQKAFDFLEGENNDELPLESNEGIDIGLELDLDMPAGTIAFTNAHIITMNGDEVIENGTIVIRENRISAVGSSEEMDIPEDAHVIDVEGKTIMPGLVDAHAHIGNFRQGLSPNQQWEYFVNLAYGVTTAHDPSSDTEMIFSQSEMVKAGNMIGPRILSSGRILYGAEGDFKAVINSLDDARSAIRRTKAFGATSVKSYNQPRREQRQQVLQAAREIGINVVPEGGSTYTHNMSMIIDGHTGIEHNVPIYPLYKDVLTLWSNTDVGYTPTLIVNYGGMSGEFYWYQHTNVWEKERLLNFTPRSIIDSRSRHRTMVPEEEYEMGHMLSAASAADLHDMGVTVNIGAHGQLQGLGAHWETWMFEQGGMSNHEALKVATINGANYIGVGEHLGSLEEGKLADLIVIDGNPLENLQETENVVYTMVNGRLYDAATMNEIGNHPKERLPFWWEQMDHDEQFDWHAIIESDNVIQCSCQTNH; encoded by the coding sequence ATGATAAAGCGTCTGCTGCTATTTGTGTTAACCATCTGTTGCACTGCCACTCTTTCCGCTCAGGATTCAGAAAATAATGATGAAAAATGGGATGTAACTCAACACAGAGCTGAAAGTAAAGAGATTAGTTTTGAAACAACCGAAGGCACCTGGATGAACCTGGACGTAAGTCCCGATGGAGAAGAAATTGTTTTTGATCTGCTGGGAAATATTTTTGTGATTCCGATAGAAGGCGGTGAAGCAGAAGCCATTCGGGAAAGTGTGGCTTATGAAGTACAGCCAAGATTCAGTCCGGATGGCAGCAAAATTTCTTTCACAAGCGATGCCGGTGGCGGTGATAATATTTGGGTGATGAATCGCGACGGATCAAACGCAAAACAAATAACTGAAGAAGGCTTTAGACTTTTGAATAATGCTTCCTGGACGCCGGACGGAAATTATCTGGTTGCAAGAAAACACTTCACCTCCACACGCTCACTGGGAGCCGGAGAAATCTGGATGTATCATATTTCTGGTGGATCAGGAATTCAATTAACTGAACGGCCGAATGATCAACAAGATGTGGGACAACCCTTTGTCTCTCCCGATGGCCGCTACGTGTATTACAGCCAGGATGTCTATCCCGGTGGATTTTTTCAGTACAACAAAGATCCGAACAGCCAGATTTATGCAATTAATCGCTATGACCGTCAAGAAGGTAAAATTGAACGCGTAACCGGTGGTCCCGGCGGAGCTATCTCTCCTACCGTATCTCCTGATGGATCAAAACTGGCGTTTGTAAAAAGAGTTCGGACAAAATCCGTTCTTTACATCCGTGATCTTGAGACCGGAATTGAAAGGCCTGTTTACGACAATATGAGCCCGGATCAACAACAAGCCTGGGCTATTTTTGGGCCCTACACAAATTTCGACTGGACTCCGGACGGACAACATCTTGTTTTCTGGGCCCAGGGAAAAATCAACAAATTGAATGTAGAAACTCTGGCAGTCGAGGAGATTCCGTTTGAAGCTGAAATCAATTACGAAGTAGCCGATGCCGTTCATTACAAATTTAATCCTGCTTCTGAAACATTCACTGCGAAAGCTATACGCCATGCCGTAACGTCTCCGGATGGAGAAACACTGGTGTTCAATGCAGCCGGATATCTCTGGAAAAAAGAATTACCCAATGGAACTCCAGAACGGCTCACAAATGATTCGAACCTGGAGTTTGAACCTTCGTTTTCTGCAGATGGCAGTAAGCTGGTTTATGTTACCTGGAATGATGTGGAAATGGGAAGTATCAATGTGTTGGATATCACAAGAAATAACGCTTCGCCACAAACTATCACCAACAAAAAAGGGATTTACCGCGAACCCTCGTTTTCCCCTGAAGGAACTTCTATCCTGTTCCGGCGAGAAAACGGTAATAATCATCAAGGGCATGCTTACACGGTAAATCCGGGAATTTACACCATACCGGTTTCAAGTGGTGAACAGACGTTGATTTATGAGAATGGCGAAGATCCTTCTTTTAGCGCGGACGGGAAACGAATATTTTATCTTGGCGGCTCTTATCTGGATCGTGAATATAAATCAATGAATCTGAATGGAGAGGATCACAAAACCCATTTCACGTCTAAGTATGCCAACAATTTTGTGCTTAGCCCTGACAACAAATGGGTGGCATTTAATGAATTGTTTAAAGTGTACATCGCTCCTATGCCGCAAGTAGGAAGTGGTATTGATTTAAATGCAAATACCAAAGCGATGCCGGTCACGCACGTTGCAAAAGATGCAGGAATCAGTCTTCATTGGTCGAATGAAGGCGATCAGCTCCACTGGACACTCGGCCCAAAATATTACTCTGTTGAACTCCAAAAAGCCTTTGATTTTCTTGAGGGTGAGAACAATGATGAACTCCCCCTTGAGAGCAATGAAGGAATTGATATTGGACTCGAGTTGGACCTGGATATGCCCGCCGGTACTATTGCTTTTACGAATGCCCATATCATTACTATGAATGGAGATGAAGTGATTGAAAATGGAACGATCGTCATCAGAGAAAACCGGATTTCCGCTGTTGGCTCATCAGAAGAAATGGATATCCCCGAGGATGCCCATGTTATTGATGTTGAAGGAAAAACGATCATGCCCGGCTTGGTTGATGCACACGCTCATATTGGGAATTTCCGTCAGGGTTTGAGCCCGAATCAGCAATGGGAATATTTTGTAAACCTGGCATATGGAGTGACAACAGCCCATGATCCTTCGTCTGATACGGAGATGATTTTTTCACAATCCGAAATGGTAAAAGCGGGAAATATGATTGGGCCAAGAATTTTATCATCCGGAAGAATTCTTTATGGCGCCGAGGGTGATTTTAAGGCGGTTATTAATAGTCTTGATGACGCAAGATCGGCCATCCGGCGAACAAAAGCGTTTGGTGCTACTTCAGTTAAAAGTTACAATCAACCCAGGCGAGAACAGCGCCAGCAGGTTTTACAGGCTGCCAGGGAAATTGGCATCAATGTAGTACCCGAAGGTGGTTCAACTTATACCCACAATATGTCCATGATCATAGACGGCCACACCGGCATTGAGCACAACGTTCCCATTTATCCGCTTTACAAAGATGTGTTGACACTGTGGTCGAACACGGATGTTGGCTATACACCAACGCTCATTGTGAACTATGGCGGAATGAGTGGCGAATTTTATTGGTATCAACATACAAATGTGTGGGAAAAAGAACGCCTGCTGAACTTTACACCACGGTCTATCATTGATTCAAGATCCCGCCACAGAACAATGGTTCCGGAGGAAGAATATGAAATGGGACACATGTTAAGCGCTGCTTCTGCGGCTGATCTTCATGATATGGGAGTAACGGTTAATATTGGAGCTCACGGCCAGTTACAAGGCCTCGGCGCGCATTGGGAAACCTGGATGTTTGAACAGGGCGGAATGAGTAATCATGAAGCACTAAAAGTAGCTACCATTAATGGTGCAAATTACATTGGAGTTGGCGAACACCTCGGTTCTCTTGAAGAAGGAAAACTTGCTGATTTAATTGTAATTGATGGTAACCCGCTCGAAAATCTACAGGAAACAGAAAATGTTGTGTATACAATGGTAAATGGCCGGTTGTATGATGCAGCGACAATGAATGAAATTGGTAATCATCCGAAAGAGCGTCTCCCCTTTTGGTGGGAACAAATGGATCATGATGAACAGTTCGACTGGCATGCCATTATCGAATCCGATAACGTGATTCAGTGCAGTTGCCAAACAAACCATTAA